Proteins found in one Bremerella volcania genomic segment:
- a CDS encoding ABC transporter substrate-binding protein, whose product MEFSRAFQSSCILFCFGFLTACGGGSPMVTDTLIYGRGGDANALDPIHTDIGESVKVIVNIFEPLVAYDDETLDLVPGVAESWETSDDGKEWTFKLRPNVKFHDGTPLNAEAVVFTFERILDPDHPHVHNNIIPYYSSYTQIEKVEAVDDLTVKFTLKQPQATFLANIAMFPSGIVSPTAVKKHGADFTRHPVGSGPFQFVHWKPKQEIVLSRFDDYWGEPAGVERVVFLPSEESSIRVTQLKRAEIHIADNLPPSEVDGLEKTPGVVVQSTPGINIGYLTMQTQKPPLDKPEVRQAICYAIDRDRLIEVAYAGHAQKAKTMVPPTLWGHSDDVPGREVDQEKAKQLLEEASKKYGFSLPLKLELFVMDQPRPYMQQPRQTAIFIKDALEKVGFQIEIITNDIGQHFQRMTRGEHQLGLSGWSADIADPHNFLHTLLHSDNINEIGGNNLSQYKNEEVDKLLDAAQFELDQEKRTQLYKQAQQLIFEDAPVLPLVHVPVRIAQRDFVKGYKLHPSSQVRLKAARMAEQ is encoded by the coding sequence ATGGAATTTTCGAGAGCTTTTCAATCAAGCTGTATTCTTTTCTGTTTTGGTTTTTTGACCGCTTGCGGCGGCGGTTCGCCGATGGTTACCGATACGCTCATCTACGGGCGGGGTGGCGATGCGAATGCCCTGGACCCGATTCACACCGATATTGGCGAATCGGTCAAAGTGATCGTGAATATCTTTGAGCCGCTGGTCGCCTACGACGACGAGACGCTCGACCTGGTTCCTGGTGTTGCGGAATCTTGGGAAACGAGCGACGACGGGAAAGAGTGGACGTTCAAATTGCGACCCAACGTCAAGTTCCATGATGGAACCCCACTCAACGCGGAAGCGGTCGTGTTCACGTTCGAGAGGATCCTGGATCCCGATCATCCCCACGTGCACAACAACATCATCCCTTACTACTCGAGCTACACGCAGATCGAGAAAGTAGAAGCGGTCGATGACCTGACGGTAAAGTTCACGCTGAAGCAGCCTCAAGCGACCTTCCTGGCCAACATCGCGATGTTTCCGTCAGGAATCGTCAGTCCCACGGCCGTGAAGAAGCATGGGGCCGATTTCACGCGTCACCCGGTAGGTTCCGGCCCGTTTCAATTCGTGCATTGGAAACCGAAGCAGGAAATCGTGTTGTCACGCTTCGACGACTATTGGGGAGAGCCGGCCGGCGTCGAGCGTGTCGTCTTTCTGCCGAGCGAAGAGAGTTCGATTCGCGTGACGCAGCTCAAGCGAGCCGAAATTCATATTGCCGACAATCTTCCCCCATCGGAAGTCGACGGGTTAGAGAAGACGCCTGGGGTCGTCGTGCAGTCGACGCCAGGCATCAATATTGGCTATCTCACCATGCAAACGCAGAAGCCGCCGCTGGATAAGCCTGAGGTTCGCCAGGCCATTTGCTATGCCATCGACCGCGATCGTTTGATCGAGGTCGCCTATGCCGGGCATGCCCAGAAGGCGAAGACGATGGTGCCGCCGACACTGTGGGGACATAGCGACGATGTCCCAGGACGCGAGGTCGATCAGGAGAAAGCAAAACAGCTTTTAGAAGAAGCATCCAAGAAGTATGGGTTTTCGTTGCCGCTGAAACTTGAACTGTTCGTCATGGACCAGCCGCGACCTTACATGCAGCAGCCTCGGCAGACGGCAATCTTCATTAAAGACGCGCTTGAGAAGGTCGGGTTTCAGATTGAAATCATCACCAACGATATCGGTCAGCATTTTCAGCGAATGACGCGAGGCGAACATCAACTGGGCCTCAGCGGTTGGAGCGCCGATATTGCCGATCCGCATAACTTTCTGCATACGCTGCTGCACTCGGATAACATCAACGAGATTGGTGGAAACAATCTGAGCCAGTATAAGAACGAAGAGGTCGATAAGCTCTTGGACGCGGCTCAGTTTGAACTCGATCAGGAAAAGCGGACCCAGCTTTACAAGCAGGCCCAGCAGTTGATCTTCGAGGACGCCCCGGTGTTGCCGCTGGTTCATGTGCCGGTGCGAATTGCCCAACGCGATTTTGTGAAAGGATACAAGCTGCATCCTTCGTCCCAGGTTCGCTTGAAAGCTGCTCGAATGGCGGAGCAGTAA
- a CDS encoding coiled-coil domain-containing protein, with protein MSDPSTQRLVKYQLTMEMAPDAEQNAKRFSALMGMIQNEALNHVKNSAKAREERETSAVDKINQEHRKQLGVMEDIHTKATRMVEIAEEERTRIIKHETEKQTEARKTALEKLEEQHRKHVDGIHRSTREMHDSFLSAGEGLVTFGRGLAEIGVAGEEDIEKMLRVLIRVQAVVDVTKGGIEIYRGIRSAVDAYRNSVLAAAAAEEALNLARARGGTRAAANLGLTGLGTTATTVASGTIGTTGLGSTLTTAIAGLGTTLSGAILSIPGALALAIAGVGAGGAMAFNVGGIRDRSANAIDPTMVDPNSMMGSIGGSMDRIGQFDTLFFGGLPINRLSMFNGLEALQDSAKARQTITQQMEAKRQSYLSGEEFEQFQRDNNARQNQFDLRRQLRQLAIQREQEIDALTGGPNLETVRDRFGIAQRDLKTARQQFSMAESLEPGRMQREELVRAQNQLVEAHQRVKDLTERRIQLEREAGQESIAAARARSSELQKQLDLAKQQRMEAESRYLSAKERFGQMDEVSQHNAIMAMQRAQRLGIGRAGELSRDERMMLRNIGTQQAEQFARAGDTAAAEIGNFDQFFGTMERQVLNQLGDGSPGNRKIISELQAKLDIESRIIVETKLDVEKITKTVVDAATSDIDHKFELMNQQIRQDIEQQGSNRSSMFGGGPGQTRVGG; from the coding sequence ATGAGCGACCCATCAACCCAGCGACTAGTCAAGTATCAATTGACTATGGAGATGGCCCCGGATGCCGAGCAGAACGCCAAACGGTTTTCTGCCCTGATGGGGATGATCCAGAACGAAGCACTGAACCACGTAAAGAACTCTGCGAAGGCACGCGAGGAACGCGAAACGTCTGCCGTCGACAAGATCAATCAAGAGCACCGCAAGCAGCTTGGGGTCATGGAGGATATCCATACCAAGGCAACCCGCATGGTCGAGATTGCCGAGGAAGAGCGTACTCGGATCATCAAGCATGAAACCGAAAAGCAGACAGAGGCCCGCAAAACGGCCCTTGAAAAACTGGAAGAGCAACACCGCAAGCACGTCGACGGAATCCATCGATCGACACGGGAAATGCACGATTCGTTCCTGTCAGCCGGAGAAGGACTTGTTACGTTTGGCCGTGGCTTGGCTGAAATCGGCGTGGCCGGCGAAGAGGACATTGAAAAAATGCTGCGCGTGCTCATTCGCGTGCAAGCCGTAGTCGACGTCACTAAGGGTGGTATCGAGATCTACCGGGGTATTCGTTCGGCCGTCGATGCCTACCGCAATTCGGTACTTGCTGCAGCAGCTGCCGAGGAAGCTCTCAACCTGGCCAGGGCACGAGGGGGAACTCGAGCCGCGGCGAATCTGGGGCTGACCGGTCTGGGCACTACCGCCACAACGGTAGCCTCGGGAACGATCGGCACAACGGGCCTTGGTTCAACCCTGACGACGGCAATCGCCGGCCTGGGTACTACGCTAAGCGGTGCGATTCTTTCGATTCCTGGGGCTCTTGCGTTGGCAATCGCGGGTGTCGGTGCCGGTGGTGCGATGGCCTTCAACGTGGGCGGAATCCGAGACCGATCCGCAAACGCAATCGATCCTACCATGGTCGACCCCAATAGCATGATGGGCTCAATCGGCGGCAGCATGGACCGCATCGGCCAATTCGACACGCTGTTCTTCGGTGGATTGCCCATCAATCGGCTATCGATGTTCAACGGCCTGGAAGCCCTGCAGGACTCCGCCAAGGCTCGCCAGACGATTACCCAGCAGATGGAAGCCAAGCGGCAATCCTACTTGAGCGGTGAAGAGTTTGAGCAATTCCAGCGAGACAACAACGCACGGCAAAACCAGTTCGATCTACGGCGCCAACTTCGCCAGCTGGCCATTCAACGAGAACAGGAGATCGACGCACTTACCGGTGGGCCCAATCTGGAAACCGTCAGGGATCGTTTCGGCATCGCCCAACGTGACCTAAAAACCGCCCGGCAGCAGTTCTCCATGGCCGAATCGCTTGAACCTGGTCGCATGCAGCGAGAGGAACTTGTAAGGGCCCAGAATCAACTGGTTGAAGCTCACCAACGCGTCAAAGATCTTACCGAGCGTCGAATCCAACTTGAGCGGGAAGCGGGGCAGGAATCGATTGCGGCCGCAAGGGCACGCAGTAGCGAACTGCAGAAACAACTCGATCTTGCCAAGCAGCAACGCATGGAAGCCGAGAGCCGCTATCTATCGGCAAAAGAACGATTTGGCCAAATGGACGAAGTAAGCCAGCACAATGCCATCATGGCCATGCAGCGGGCCCAACGCCTGGGCATCGGCAGGGCCGGCGAATTGAGCAGAGACGAACGCATGATGCTGCGAAACATCGGCACCCAACAAGCCGAGCAGTTTGCCCGAGCAGGCGATACGGCAGCCGCCGAGATTGGTAATTTCGATCAGTTCTTCGGCACGATGGAACGCCAGGTTCTGAACCAGCTGGGCGACGGCTCCCCTGGTAACCGCAAGATCATTTCCGAGCTTCAGGCAAAGCTCGATATTGAGAGTCGCATCATTGTCGAGACGAAACTAGATGTCGAAAAGATAACCAAAACGGTTGTAGATGCTGCTACAAGTGATATTGATCACAAATTTGAACTAATGAATCAACAGATACGGCAAGACATAGAGCAGCAAGGATCTAACCGTTCCTCAATGTTTGGTGGTGGCCCCGGGCAAACGCGAGTCGGCGGTTAG
- a CDS encoding toxin-antitoxin system YwqK family antitoxin, with amino-acid sequence MPRFPFALLVALLAVIAGCSSNSSGQPSPGETSQGETADHPTPEIRSDGAYVYTFDGIEYPFPSVLTFDTGAWVREDIVWIDGILLGHQYAHTQRPKKMLYNITHNEDGYTVRFQEGKRGKNDWLANGKWRAEFPNGTASETIFVDGHEEGPLKLFHKNGSLQSEFELIGGEKSGSFKRFRSNGVIEASGIMEDGEITFMKLYDELGQPLAIKDMTTDKTKILQQ; translated from the coding sequence ATGCCCCGTTTCCCGTTCGCGCTGCTCGTTGCCCTTCTGGCCGTGATAGCCGGCTGCTCTTCCAATTCATCGGGCCAGCCCTCCCCAGGTGAAACCAGCCAGGGTGAAACCGCCGATCATCCCACGCCAGAGATCCGCAGCGACGGCGCCTATGTCTACACGTTCGATGGAATCGAGTACCCCTTTCCGTCGGTGCTGACGTTCGACACCGGTGCTTGGGTTCGTGAGGATATTGTCTGGATCGATGGCATTCTCTTGGGTCATCAGTACGCCCACACGCAGCGACCAAAAAAAATGCTCTACAACATCACCCACAACGAAGACGGGTATACGGTTCGGTTTCAGGAGGGAAAGCGGGGCAAAAACGACTGGCTTGCCAATGGTAAGTGGCGTGCTGAATTTCCCAATGGCACCGCTTCTGAAACCATTTTTGTTGATGGACACGAGGAAGGCCCCCTGAAACTGTTCCACAAGAACGGATCTCTTCAATCTGAATTTGAGCTTATCGGCGGCGAAAAGAGCGGAAGTTTCAAACGGTTTCGCAGTAACGGCGTTATTGAGGCCAGCGGTATTATGGAAGATGGCGAAATAACATTCATGAAGCTCTACGATGAGCTTGGTCAACCTCTGGCTATAAAGGACATGACGACAGACAAAACAAAGATCTTGCAGCAATAA
- a CDS encoding ABC transporter permease has translation MSAATYELATTAPSIRRRLFQVPGLWIGGGLIFTFVFCAIFAGLIAPYGPDERDGKNQPPSGAHWLGTDTNEKDVLTRVLYGSRLSLIASVTSISCAVVVGVGLGMLAGYRGGRTDMLVMRLIDIWLSFPSLLIAFLVIAAMRPGWTAVILAVALINVPVFARQIRAEMLSLKHAAYVEAAIAAGASPLYLVAFVFLPAVSGTIWVLATLGLGHAILEVAGLSFLGIAGDPSNAEWGSMLVEAKGELHVTVWPAIAPGIAISLTILGFNLFGDGLRELLSRRSRSF, from the coding sequence TTGAGTGCTGCTACCTACGAACTCGCGACTACCGCGCCATCGATTCGCAGGCGGCTCTTTCAAGTGCCAGGCTTGTGGATAGGGGGTGGCTTGATCTTTACGTTTGTATTCTGCGCGATTTTTGCTGGGCTGATCGCACCTTATGGTCCCGATGAACGCGATGGGAAGAACCAACCCCCCAGCGGTGCGCATTGGCTGGGGACCGATACCAATGAAAAAGATGTGCTCACGCGGGTGCTCTACGGCTCGCGGCTTTCGCTGATCGCGAGCGTCACTTCGATCAGCTGTGCGGTGGTCGTGGGAGTGGGCCTGGGAATGCTGGCCGGTTATCGCGGGGGCCGAACCGATATGCTGGTGATGCGGCTGATCGATATTTGGCTTTCGTTTCCCAGTTTGCTGATTGCTTTTCTGGTGATCGCGGCGATGCGGCCTGGCTGGACGGCCGTTATCTTGGCGGTGGCACTGATCAATGTGCCGGTCTTCGCCAGGCAGATCCGCGCCGAGATGCTATCGCTTAAGCATGCGGCCTATGTCGAAGCCGCGATCGCGGCAGGAGCATCACCACTCTACCTGGTGGCGTTTGTTTTTCTGCCGGCCGTCAGCGGAACGATCTGGGTGCTGGCGACGCTGGGCCTGGGCCACGCAATTCTGGAAGTGGCTGGCCTTTCGTTTCTCGGCATTGCAGGCGATCCTTCGAATGCAGAGTGGGGGTCGATGCTCGTCGAGGCGAAGGGGGAACTCCACGTGACCGTTTGGCCGGCGATTGCCCCTGGGATTGCCATTTCGCTGACGATCCTGGGGTTCAATCTATTCGGCGATGGTTTGCGAGAACTGTTGAGTCGACGGTCGAGAAGCTTTTAA
- a CDS encoding tyrosine-type recombinase/integrase — MASIQQRGKGSFLIQFYDKDGRKRGVSISRSTKKFANNLAMHIEAINGANRSGHPLDGSTAQWLSEIGDTLAGKLAKVDLIKPRSVKTLGQFLKEYFAERSDWKLSTQIKHNTSRNHLLAHIDESTPLREITEAHADSFVRYLKNDIETMKSTATRSKVLSNVKEYFRAAVRKRLISASPFAGISLPKQGADRYHYVTQDQAGKVLEACPDTQWRLIFALARYGGVRIPSEINGLEWSHVLWDQNKILIHSPKTEHHDGRDKRLIPIFPELRPFLDDAWEIAQAKGYRYLIMATRSSDGLSAAYIRKRMLKIIEKSGTLP; from the coding sequence ATGGCAAGTATTCAGCAACGCGGGAAGGGCTCCTTCCTGATTCAGTTCTACGATAAAGACGGCCGCAAACGTGGCGTCTCTATCAGTCGATCAACCAAGAAGTTTGCCAATAATCTGGCGATGCACATTGAAGCCATCAACGGGGCGAACCGGTCAGGCCATCCGCTGGACGGATCTACCGCCCAGTGGCTTAGCGAGATCGGTGATACCCTGGCCGGCAAACTGGCAAAAGTGGACCTGATCAAACCCCGAAGCGTCAAAACCTTGGGGCAGTTCCTGAAGGAATACTTTGCCGAGCGTTCCGACTGGAAGCTATCCACCCAGATCAAGCACAACACGTCTCGCAATCATCTGCTTGCCCACATCGACGAAAGCACGCCTTTGCGAGAGATCACCGAGGCCCACGCCGATAGCTTTGTGCGGTATCTGAAGAACGATATCGAGACGATGAAAAGCACGGCAACCAGGTCTAAGGTACTCTCCAACGTGAAGGAGTATTTCCGCGCGGCAGTTCGGAAGCGTCTCATTTCGGCCAGCCCTTTCGCCGGGATCTCGTTGCCCAAGCAAGGTGCCGACCGCTACCACTACGTGACCCAGGACCAAGCCGGCAAAGTCCTGGAAGCCTGCCCCGATACGCAGTGGCGTTTGATATTCGCCTTGGCCCGCTATGGTGGCGTCCGAATCCCCAGCGAAATCAACGGCCTGGAATGGTCGCACGTGCTTTGGGATCAAAACAAGATCCTCATTCACTCACCCAAGACAGAGCACCACGACGGCAGGGATAAGCGACTGATTCCCATCTTCCCGGAGCTGCGACCGTTCCTGGATGACGCTTGGGAGATCGCCCAGGCCAAAGGCTACCGCTATCTGATCATGGCCACACGCAGCAGCGACGGGCTTTCCGCTGCCTATATCCGAAAGCGGATGCTCAAGATTATCGAGAAGTCCGGCACCCTGCCCTGA
- a CDS encoding ABC transporter permease codes for MLVRRLGQAVVTMLIAVLAIFVAVRALPANPVIAQFGQHAVPEKIEKEMEERGWNKPLWQQAIAFAGQMAQGNLGESFARPGEKISTRLSQAVPATLELTFAAMLIAIPLGVVVGTIAALWRNSWPDWISMAIALLGVSIPVFFLAICLIAAFPAMPTGSRLPPGTIHDLHTEFYFFESLLTGKFQLAALSARHLVLPSIALSTIPLAVVSRVTRNSMLEVFDADYLRTARAKGASLLRVIVRHAFPNASLSVLNIVGFQLGMLLSGAILTETVFNWPGLGRYVVDAIRDYDYSVVQACALVLAGIFVTLNLTLDVLFLVFDPRLREASRS; via the coding sequence ATGCTTGTACGGCGATTGGGTCAGGCCGTCGTCACGATGTTGATCGCGGTCTTGGCTATTTTTGTCGCCGTCCGCGCACTTCCGGCCAACCCGGTTATTGCCCAGTTCGGTCAGCATGCCGTGCCGGAGAAGATCGAAAAGGAAATGGAAGAACGCGGCTGGAATAAGCCGTTGTGGCAGCAAGCGATCGCCTTTGCTGGGCAAATGGCTCAAGGCAACCTGGGTGAGTCATTCGCTCGGCCTGGTGAGAAGATCAGTACCCGCCTAAGCCAGGCCGTGCCGGCCACGCTGGAACTGACATTCGCTGCCATGTTGATTGCGATCCCACTTGGAGTTGTCGTGGGGACGATCGCCGCACTATGGCGAAACTCTTGGCCCGATTGGATCTCGATGGCGATTGCCCTCTTGGGGGTGAGTATTCCGGTCTTCTTTCTGGCGATTTGTTTGATCGCCGCCTTCCCAGCGATGCCAACGGGCAGTCGGCTACCGCCAGGCACGATTCACGACTTGCACACTGAGTTTTACTTCTTTGAATCGCTGCTGACCGGCAAGTTTCAACTGGCCGCATTGAGTGCCCGGCATCTGGTATTGCCGTCGATTGCCCTATCGACGATTCCCTTGGCCGTCGTTTCCCGCGTCACGCGCAACAGCATGCTGGAAGTGTTTGATGCCGACTATTTGCGAACGGCACGGGCCAAAGGGGCCAGTCTGCTTCGGGTGATTGTTCGGCACGCGTTTCCCAATGCGTCTCTTTCAGTGCTCAACATCGTAGGCTTTCAATTGGGAATGCTTCTTTCCGGGGCGATCCTGACGGAAACAGTATTCAATTGGCCAGGCCTGGGCAGGTACGTCGTCGATGCCATTCGCGACTACGACTACTCCGTCGTGCAGGCTTGTGCATTGGTTCTGGCAGGCATCTTTGTCACGTTGAATCTCACGCTGGACGTGCTGTTTCTCGTCTTCGATCCTCGTTTGCGTGAGGCCAGTCGAAGTTGA
- a CDS encoding primase-helicase zinc-binding domain-containing protein, which translates to MISKNIPANFSPPIATPSVDGSNGHGRRTFDAAEVKTAAAGRTLDILVHVAGIPSSKLDGQHHSCPACGGTDRFRLVDPEAGAVFCNQCFNSNNGDFLSASQHFGRTGDFPETLQRIGDFLGMQPTREATTTPATVDAVGHLAAIKSCPRESLITYGAKAEIHQQGSSSEFKVTFPVYAPNCQPCSDFSIWPYSTNKKRLKGMLAKGKPAGVFLPHNADGTPRFPQPGETWLIVEGVKDASALHAKGFMVVGINGEKLSPKFVALFRGCNVVIVPDRTTSAEEKANESAARLAGFAQSVRVAVLPLPLDGSKGDDTRDALKQPNGEELVKNAIEGALEWQPNQKKMNQGSGDEEPSHCDIAAQIWAESLVDKANELSRYCRHQKKTWKWNGHTWEHIEDDHFTKVIWQHMHIRGQRPTKSKVASVEQALRLMILAPTTGDSTFWLSPPRDMPSNFDPQSAIPTKSKLIFPTAGMPAAGWPVFDRTAAFFTTGAHDFDFDQQGENLVFPDCPNWKKYLSEIFDDELDQILTLQMFVGYCLTELTNQQKFLLWSGPKRSGKSLGAKMIQLAVGKHLVASTSLLSLAGSHGMASMVGHRLAVLADERRLSRQTAAEVLPRILSITGEDYVPINQKYREEYAARLSTRLLILSNETSPLLDEADALTSRMLLLRTRRSFSGSENIYLEETLRAELPGILGWAMQGLAMILTGQRLRSPASTEEDFLSIQEDSNPLSEFFADCLVSDPVGWIPNDSLHDAVRRWADERQLSTIAKISPKRIATLLINAMPHVKRARKTHFNKTTRGFSGVSLKTDNL; encoded by the coding sequence ATGATCAGCAAAAACATTCCGGCAAACTTCTCCCCTCCCATTGCTACGCCTTCCGTGGATGGATCGAACGGCCACGGCCGGCGAACCTTTGACGCTGCAGAAGTTAAAACAGCAGCTGCGGGGCGTACGCTAGATATCCTTGTTCATGTTGCCGGCATTCCTTCGAGCAAGCTTGACGGCCAGCATCACAGCTGCCCGGCTTGTGGTGGCACTGATCGCTTTCGCCTGGTCGATCCAGAAGCCGGCGCCGTTTTCTGCAATCAATGCTTTAACTCGAATAACGGCGATTTTTTATCAGCATCACAGCACTTTGGACGCACAGGGGATTTCCCGGAAACGCTTCAACGTATTGGCGATTTTCTAGGAATGCAGCCGACCAGGGAAGCGACTACCACCCCAGCAACCGTTGACGCTGTTGGTCACTTGGCGGCAATCAAAAGCTGCCCCAGGGAATCACTGATCACTTATGGGGCCAAGGCTGAAATACACCAGCAGGGCTCAAGCAGTGAATTTAAAGTCACGTTTCCCGTCTATGCCCCCAATTGCCAGCCATGCAGCGATTTCAGCATCTGGCCATATTCCACCAACAAGAAGCGTTTAAAGGGCATGCTGGCGAAAGGGAAACCGGCCGGCGTGTTTCTGCCTCACAATGCCGATGGGACGCCCCGATTTCCCCAGCCTGGCGAAACATGGCTGATCGTCGAAGGCGTGAAGGATGCGTCCGCATTGCATGCCAAAGGCTTTATGGTTGTTGGCATCAACGGCGAAAAGCTGTCACCGAAATTTGTGGCACTCTTCAGGGGCTGCAATGTAGTCATTGTTCCCGATCGCACTACCAGCGCGGAAGAAAAGGCTAATGAATCTGCCGCACGCCTGGCCGGCTTTGCCCAATCGGTTCGGGTGGCGGTGCTGCCGTTGCCCCTGGACGGCTCAAAGGGGGACGATACGCGTGATGCACTGAAACAGCCCAACGGTGAAGAGCTTGTTAAAAACGCGATCGAGGGTGCCCTTGAATGGCAGCCCAATCAGAAAAAGATGAACCAAGGGAGTGGCGATGAGGAGCCAAGCCACTGTGATATTGCTGCTCAGATTTGGGCCGAAAGCCTAGTTGATAAAGCAAATGAGCTTAGCCGCTACTGTCGGCACCAGAAAAAAACTTGGAAATGGAACGGACACACCTGGGAGCATATTGAAGATGATCACTTTACTAAGGTCATTTGGCAGCACATGCACATCAGAGGACAGCGGCCAACCAAGAGCAAAGTAGCAAGCGTCGAGCAAGCTCTTCGCTTGATGATCCTGGCACCCACAACAGGAGATTCAACATTCTGGCTATCACCTCCCAGGGATATGCCTAGCAACTTTGATCCTCAGTCCGCAATCCCTACGAAATCCAAACTGATTTTCCCGACTGCCGGCATGCCAGCAGCTGGTTGGCCGGTATTCGACCGGACTGCGGCATTCTTCACGACAGGCGCCCATGACTTCGATTTCGATCAGCAGGGCGAGAATTTAGTTTTTCCTGACTGCCCAAACTGGAAGAAATATCTTTCAGAAATCTTCGATGATGAACTTGACCAGATTCTGACATTGCAAATGTTCGTCGGGTATTGCCTGACAGAGTTGACGAATCAGCAAAAATTCTTGCTTTGGTCCGGTCCCAAGCGTTCCGGCAAATCGCTTGGTGCCAAGATGATTCAGTTGGCCGTAGGGAAGCACCTTGTAGCGTCCACAAGCCTCCTCTCTCTGGCCGGGTCTCATGGTATGGCTTCCATGGTTGGGCACCGGTTAGCGGTACTGGCTGACGAACGCCGGCTTTCACGGCAAACGGCTGCGGAAGTTCTGCCGAGAATCCTCTCGATCACTGGCGAGGATTACGTACCGATCAACCAGAAGTACCGTGAAGAATACGCAGCGAGATTGTCAACTCGCTTGTTGATTCTCAGCAATGAGACTTCGCCGCTGCTTGATGAGGCTGACGCTTTAACGTCCAGGATGCTGTTGCTGCGTACGCGTCGGTCATTCTCAGGATCTGAAAACATCTACCTGGAAGAGACGCTTCGCGCCGAGCTCCCTGGCATCCTGGGATGGGCAATGCAGGGCCTGGCCATGATTCTTACGGGCCAACGACTACGCAGTCCAGCCAGCACCGAAGAGGATTTTTTGTCAATCCAAGAGGACTCCAACCCGCTTTCAGAGTTCTTTGCTGATTGCCTGGTTAGTGATCCCGTCGGATGGATCCCCAATGACAGCCTGCATGATGCAGTGCGACGTTGGGCCGATGAACGGCAACTATCGACCATTGCAAAAATAAGCCCCAAGAGGATCGCAACCCTTCTGATAAACGCCATGCCGCATGTTAAACGAGCACGAAAAACGCACTTCAATAAAACCACGCGAGGATTTTCGGGGGTGAGCTTAAAGACCGACAACCTATGA
- a CDS encoding aldose 1-epimerase — protein MSLEVIEIRDQATGSFAKITPGFGFNCFQFVAKVDQQEVNVLWSTDDFVEGTARPSSSGIPILFPFPGRLKGTKLIWEDREFSIPEGDGRGNAIHGFVFKRAWRVIDKTESKVTAEFQASQDDATLLEQWPADFKIQATYEISGTTLTGTYRVENPGTKPLPFGLGTHPYFQVPIGGPSADECEIVVPFTFSWEFKDQLASGNQFNRDSDPFDPLLFKNTQFDNGFGGLECEDGACTTSIHDPGSGRTIEQQFDDQFESVVLYNPGHRQAFCIEPYTCIPDAFQLRRQGYNGGLRVLAGGDVFETTVRIRVK, from the coding sequence ATGAGTCTGGAAGTCATCGAAATTCGCGACCAGGCCACCGGCTCGTTCGCGAAGATTACCCCCGGGTTTGGATTCAATTGCTTTCAATTCGTCGCCAAGGTAGACCAGCAAGAGGTCAATGTCCTTTGGTCCACCGATGATTTCGTCGAAGGAACGGCACGCCCCTCAAGCAGTGGCATTCCGATTCTCTTTCCTTTCCCAGGTCGCCTGAAGGGCACCAAACTGATTTGGGAAGATCGCGAATTCTCGATTCCCGAAGGGGATGGACGAGGAAACGCAATTCACGGATTCGTCTTTAAGCGTGCCTGGCGCGTGATCGACAAGACCGAGTCGAAAGTTACCGCCGAGTTTCAAGCTTCTCAGGACGATGCGACCCTCTTGGAGCAATGGCCTGCCGATTTCAAGATCCAGGCAACCTACGAAATATCGGGGACAACTCTGACTGGTACCTATCGCGTCGAGAATCCCGGAACTAAGCCCCTTCCTTTTGGGCTCGGGACGCATCCTTACTTCCAAGTGCCCATTGGGGGCCCATCCGCGGACGAATGCGAAATTGTCGTACCGTTCACGTTCTCCTGGGAATTCAAAGACCAACTGGCCAGCGGCAATCAATTCAATCGTGACTCGGATCCATTCGATCCCCTGCTGTTCAAGAATACGCAGTTCGATAACGGCTTCGGCGGGCTCGAATGCGAGGATGGCGCCTGTACCACTTCGATTCACGACCCAGGATCAGGGCGAACCATCGAGCAGCAGTTCGACGATCAATTCGAATCGGTTGTGCTCTACAATCCAGGACATCGCCAGGCATTTTGCATCGAGCCGTACACGTGCATTCCCGATGCCTTTCAACTGCGTCGACAAGGTTACAACGGCGGCCTTCGTGTTCTGGCCGGAGGTGACGTCTTCGAGACGACCGTTCGCATTCGCGTGAAGTAG